The nucleotide window CTCAAGCAGAAGAATTAATCGGGGCGATCGCTCTAGCGATGCAACAAAAGATTAAAATAGGAAAATTAATAGACTTGGTGTATCCTTATCCGAGTTTATCGGAAATTCTGCATCAAATAGCGGTAGAATGGCAACTTGAACATTTAAGAAAAAATAAAAGATTACAAAATTGGTTAGAAAATTGGTTTATTTGGCGACGTTGTTGGTTTTCTTAGGTTAATTAATTATGGTAGCAAATCCTATTGTATCGACACAAAGCAATCATCAATATCAGATGTCTTGGGAGGAGTTTATTCTTCATCCTCCTGAGAGAATGGAATGGGTTAATGGTCAATTAATTGAAAAAACTGGTATGACACTAAAGCATGGTGTAGTCCAAGCAACTTTATCATTTTACTGGAGTAATTATCTTAACTCTGGTGAACAAAAGGGAAAAGTTTGTCTGAGTTCTTTATGTCGTACTACTGAATATGGTCGTCGTCCTGATGTCGCTTATATTACTCCAGAATTACTAGACCAATATGGAACTAATTTTACTATCCTACCTCAAAGTTTTCCCTTAATTGCTGAGATTGCCTCACCCGATGATAGGGGAGAGGAATTATTGGCTAAAGCTAAGGAATATTTAGACTCAGGATGTCAGGAAATTTGGTTACTATTTCCTGAAGCGCAGTTAATCTTAATTAATGCTGGTCAAAATTGGATATTATATAATGCTGATGATGTCATTAGTACCCAAATTATCTTAACTGGATTTAATGTAACTTTAAAGGAATTATTTAGTTATTAAATGAAAAAATTATTTATTGTTTTAGAAGGAATTGATGGGTCAGGAACATCTACCCAAGCGAGTTTATTACAAGACTATTTTATCAATAAGGGAGAAAAAGCGGTTATTAGTCCTGAACCGACCAGTGGAGTAATTGGTAAACTCATTCGGGAAGCGATGCAAAAACCGATTATTTGTCTTGAAGATCAGCAAAAGTTTGACCAACAGATGGCTTATTTATTTGCAGCCGATCGCCATTATCATTTGTATAATGATAGTGATGGAGTTTTTAAACTGATTGAAAAAGACCAATGTCATGTTATTACGACTCGATATTATTTTTCTTCTCTAGCTTATAATTGTCATACCCCAGAAGAATTTAAGTTTGTTTCCCAGTTAAATGAACGGTTTCCTAATCCGGATTTAGTCATTTATATTGATTTACCGGTTGAGGTATCTTTAGAAAGATTACAGGAAAGAACAATTAAAGATGTGTATGAAAATCGAGAAAAATTAACCCAAGTTAGAAATAATTACCATAATATCTTTTCCAGATATAACGGATTAATTTTAAAAATTGATGGAACTGAAACAATAATTAAGATAAATCAAAATATCTTAAAATTTGTAAACACACATTTTTAAAGTCAGAGAAGAGTGACCAAAAAAACTCATCTGTGTTAGCTATATGGCTTATAATTGCAATAGGTTACTTAAGTAACCTCTTTTTGCGATAAAAAAGATAAAAAAGACAAATCCTTAACTGATGTTACCAATGAGTATTTTCATTAGGAGCAGAAGTTTAAGATTTGTCGATTATGCTGAAAAAGGCACTATAATTAAAAGTTCTGAATAGACTTACATTTTAATTGAGCAGTAAGTCTTTAGACTGGACAAAGTATAGTAGGAAACCAATGACATTTGTAACAGGAGAACACACAACATACTACAAACCAATTTGTAAATCGAACCAGTTGATCTGTGGTTATGGACACATTGCCTTAATCACAGGATGGACTGTGAAACAAACTTTAGTTAAACATCTATCTCCCAAAGAATTTGCTGTCATTGGTAACTTATATAGTCCTACTAGAGGAATTACTCCTTTAATTCGGAATTTACTGGCTAACCCTCATGTCCGTTTTGTAGTAATTCTTAATGCTACTCAAGAAGATAAAAATGCTGGAGCTTGTGATTGCTTATTGGATTTTTTTAGGAATGGATTTCAAGAAGGAAAAAGTGATACTGGACGTAAATGTTGGCTAATAAACTCTGAAACTAAGGGGTATATTGATTTTGAAATAGATGCTAAAGCTTTAGACATTTTACGGAATTCCATAAGATGGGAAGAAGTAAAAACGATTTCAGAAGCAGTTAGTAGAGTTAAGTTTTTTTCTCAGAATAAAAATGTAGAAGCCTGGGGAAACCCTTTAGAATTTAAAGAGGTTGTCACTATTTCCCATGTTTTACCAGGTTCAAGATATGGACACCGTATAGAAGGTCAAACAATAGCTGAAACTTGGATAAAAATATTGCATAAAATCAGAAAAACAGGCACTATTAGAAATACTGAATATGGAGAATGGCAGGAATTAATTGATATAATGGCGATTGTTACAGATGAACCATCAGATTTTTATTTTCCTGAACCAAACTATTTATCAATAGAGCGCCAGAATCTTCAAAATTATATTGAGCAGATGCTGTCTGATCTTTCCTCTCAAGAAGGAGTAGAATATACTTATGGTAAACGTCTACGGTCATGGTTTAAACAAGATCAAATAGAGCAA belongs to Gloeothece citriformis PCC 7424 and includes:
- the tmk gene encoding dTMP kinase translates to MKKLFIVLEGIDGSGTSTQASLLQDYFINKGEKAVISPEPTSGVIGKLIREAMQKPIICLEDQQKFDQQMAYLFAADRHYHLYNDSDGVFKLIEKDQCHVITTRYYFSSLAYNCHTPEEFKFVSQLNERFPNPDLVIYIDLPVEVSLERLQERTIKDVYENREKLTQVRNNYHNIFSRYNGLILKIDGTETIIKINQNILKFVNTHF
- a CDS encoding Uma2 family endonuclease yields the protein MVANPIVSTQSNHQYQMSWEEFILHPPERMEWVNGQLIEKTGMTLKHGVVQATLSFYWSNYLNSGEQKGKVCLSSLCRTTEYGRRPDVAYITPELLDQYGTNFTILPQSFPLIAEIASPDDRGEELLAKAKEYLDSGCQEIWLLFPEAQLILINAGQNWILYNADDVISTQIILTGFNVTLKELFSY
- a CDS encoding thymidylate synthase, with amino-acid sequence MTFVTGEHTTYYKPICKSNQLICGYGHIALITGWTVKQTLVKHLSPKEFAVIGNLYSPTRGITPLIRNLLANPHVRFVVILNATQEDKNAGACDCLLDFFRNGFQEGKSDTGRKCWLINSETKGYIDFEIDAKALDILRNSIRWEEVKTISEAVSRVKFFSQNKNVEAWGNPLEFKEVVTISHVLPGSRYGHRIEGQTIAETWIKILHKIRKTGTIRNTEYGEWQELIDIMAIVTDEPSDFYFPEPNYLSIERQNLQNYIEQMLSDLSSQEGVEYTYGKRLRSWFKQDQIEQVIKKLTLDINSSRAVMSLWDVHDHEGNDNPPCLNHIWLRVVENELSLTATFRSNDMFSAWPANAMGLRALQQHILDNINQRASYSLKMGPLITVSQSAHIYSDCWEYADRLIDEQYAKICQKRDFNDPSGSFVITLQNNTIIVEHTTPGTGEIVNCYTGKSARKLYQQIASNCPSLQVEHAMYLGTELQKAEIALSNSQTYLYIQDQPLSILTKAIKPVG